The DNA sequence GATTAGCTATGAAGAGGCGGCGGAAATGAATGCAGCAGTGACGGAAATGGCAAAAAGCGCCGGCCTTGATTATCACCTCGACAAAGCCGTGGTGGCCAATTCCTTTAAAGCGCACCGGGTAATCCAGATGGCCAAGACAAAAGGATCAGGAGATCTGGCTGAAGAAAACTTCTTCAAAGCCTATTTTACGGAAGGACAGGATCTCGGGAATACAGAAGTGCTGATGGAAGCCGGACTGAAAACCGGGCTTTCGGAAGCGGAGGTGAAGGAATCCCTTAGTAATGACGAATATGCCTACCGTGTAAAACAGGATATTACCGAAGCAGGCCAATTGGGAATACAAGGTGTTCCGTTTTTCGTCTTCAACCGGAAATACGCAATTTCAGGCGCCCAGCCGCCCGCCGCCTTTTTGCAAACCCTGGAAAAAGCCCTTGCTGAATGGAAAAAAGAACATCCCGTTTCCCCTTTTGACGTTACGGGCGGGCCGTCCTGTACTCCTGACGGGAACTGTGATTGATTCGCGCCCTCCCTTTATGAAGATTTTTCGGAAAAGTAACCTTTAACCTATCTGCCGGCCGGCCTCCGTCCCTGGCTGGACCTTCGTCCCTGGCTGGACCTTCGTCCCTGGCCGGACCTTCGTCCCTGGCCGGACCTCCATCCCCGTCCGTACTTTCGTCCCGGCCGGCCCCTGTTCAGGTGCAGAGGCCCCTTCTTTTCAATTTCCCCCCGGGACATGGGTAAATTCAAGACTTATATTATATTTGCCGCTACTTATAATTAGTCTTAATAAAGCATGAACAAATATTACTTTTTGCTGTCTGCATTCTTGTTCGCCTTGGGCGGGAAGGCATACGGGCAGGACTATTCAATCAGGGGGACGGTTATCGCGGCCAGCGATCAACGGCCGCTTAGCGGGGTAACAATTTCACTTTCGGAAGAAAGGCCGGGCGGTGTATCCGAAATGAAACTGCGCCGGGTTTCCGGCAGCGAAGGGGAATTTTCGTTTTCAGGGCTTGAGCCGGGAGCCTACCTGCTGACTTTTTCTTCCCTGGGTTATGAAGAAACGCGGGTAGAAGCGAAGGTGCCTCAGGACGAACCGCTTACTGTCATTATGGTGGAAAGCGCCAGCCAGCTGCAGGCGGTTGAAATCGTGGGGCGGAAAGAACAGGACTACAAGAATACTTCCTCTTTTTCCGGCACAAAAACAGAGACGCCGGTTAAATACGTGCCTCAGGCGATCAGTTACGTGACCAAAGAAGTGATTGAGGATCAGCAGGCATTCAAGGTAGGTGAAGTGCTTAAAAATATCAGCGGAACCAACTATTTTTCTTACTACAACAATGATGTTTCCATTCGCGGGTTCCGGGCCGGTAACGGTTTGATCAACGGGCTCAGAACGGCTACCACGAGCTGGTCACAGGCCTTGCTTCCGAACGTGGAACGCATAGAAGTGATCAAAGGGCCGGCTTCGGCCTTGTTCGCCAATACCGATCCGGGCGGGACGGTAAATACGGTGACAAAAAAGCCCCTGGATGAAAACAGGAAATCCGTGGCTTTTGCTACGGGAAGTTATAATACCTATCGGGTGACGGGCGATTTTACGGGGCCCATGAACGAATCCCGCACACTCCTTTACCGCCTGAACCTGGCATACCAGAATGCGGAATCCTTCCGGGTACTGCAGGGCGGCGAAGACATGGTGATCGCGCCCTCTGTTTCTTTTATACCCAATGACCGCACCCAGGTTAATATTGATTTCGTTTACTCCAAAACCAAGTCAAAGCTGGACCGGGGCCAGCCGATTTTCGCTGCTTCGGCAGGTACCGATCTTTATTCGACTCCCATTTCCTTCGCCATTGGAAAAATGAACGACTTTGCCAACGAGCTTAGCCTTTTTACGACGGCTTCCCTTCGGCATAAATTCACTGACAAGCTAACCTTCAACGCTTCCTATATGAAATTTCTGTACGAGGAAGATCTGCTGGAACACCGGACGTCCAACCGGTATGCGACGGATGCCGATGGAAATGAATTGCCGACTTTGATGGAAATGCAAACGATCCGGCGGATGCGCAAGAATTACAGCGATAATATTACCCTTTATTTCGTAGCGGATCTTGAATCCGGACCGGTTAGCCATAAATTACTGGTGGGGTACGATTATATTCAGAATTTATCCCCGGTGGGGGGGTCAAACTACAACGCAAACGGGTATCGGAACGCGGCGAATACCGCTTCGATCGGGCCCTACGATCCTGACCGGCGGAACGAATTCCTGATCGTGGATAATATGCCGGTACCCAATGTGCCCCATTTTAGCCTGGAGGACCCGGATTATTCCATTTCCGAGATATCCGGCTATTTCAACGTTTCCAGCCCGCAGGCCGTCACCAAATATTTTGTCAACGGGATATATATCCAGGATCAGATCAAATGGGGAAAGCTGCAGGCTTTGCTAAGCCTCCGGCAGGAATATTATACGGATATCCTGAATTACGAGGAAGAAGATGCGGAAGAAGTTCAGCAGAAAGCGCTCATTCCGCGCATTGGCCTGGTGTACACGCCTGTGGAACCGGTAAGCATCTATGCAACTTACGCGGAAGGCTACCAGCCCCAGGGAGCCGGCGTGATCGGTGATCCGGAAATTTATGGCGGCCCCTTTGACCCCCTGACCAGCACCATGCTGGAGGGAGGCGCCAAAGCCGAATTCTTTTCGGCCAACCTGGCCGTGAACCTGGCAGTATATCATATTGAGCAGAATAATATTCTTATCAACGCCGGTGATGCCGGTAATCCTGAACTGTTAAGAGCGATCGGCCAGGAACAGGCAAGAGGGGTAGAGCTGGATGTCTATGGTAAAGTGCTTCCCAATCTGAGCCTCACAGCCAATTTTTCGTATAATGAAACCAAAATTACCGAAAGTAAGGACGAATCGGAAATTGGTAAACTGCTGCCGAACGCCCCGAAAAACCAGGGAGGTCTCTGGGCGAAATATACCTTTACCCTTCCGGCGCTGAAAGGCATTGGCATAGGAGCAGGTGCGAATTACGTGAGCGAGCGTAATACTATGGATGATAATCTTCAATTGCCCGCTTACGTGGTTTACGACGCTGCTTTATACTATACGGTTGATAAATTCAAATTGTCCGCTAACCTGAACAATATATTCAATAAAATTCACTGGGTAGGCGGTTATAATTTCCGGCGGCTGTTCCCGGGAACTCCCAGGAATTTCCTCGTAGGGGTGGCGTATACCTTTTAACCATGAGTTCCGGCAACCCGAACAAAAAAGGGAACAACCGCCTGCTGTGGCGTATTCACCACTGGGCAGGCCTATATACCGGAATTCTGATCGGAGTGCTGAGCCTTACGGGCGCTATAGCCGTTTTTATCCCCGAAATTGACGCGTTTATAAAGAAAGTACATTATAACGCAGTTTCCTCACCTTCAGCAACTGGCCGGCCTGAATTCAGCCGCTCCCTGTCCGGCCTCTTGCAGAAATACCCGGATTTGAAATCACTTTCGGTTGAAATACCGGAACAGGTCGGGGAAGCGGGCGAAATAAATCTTTTTGTCCCCACCGAAGAAGGCAACCACACACTGGCCTTTTTCGTGGATATGGGAAATGATCGGGTTTTAGGGAGCCGGATACACCAAAACAGTTTAGCCAATTACATGCGGCAGATGCATGTACGCCTCTATGACGGTTACTGGGGCAGGCAACTGGTTGGGCTGGGTGGTGTTGCGCTTACCGTCCTGGTCGTTACGGGTTTGCTGATCTACGGGAATTTCATGAAAAGGCAGGCCTTTCCCAAAATCCGGAAGGGGAGGGGGCAGCGAATCGCCTGGGCTGACTGGCATAAGATACTGGGTATTGGCGCCCTCGCTTTTAACCTCGTGATCGCGCTTACCGGCGCCTGGCTGGGATTACAGCCGGTTTTAATGGACTGGCTGAATATGAAAATACCCAATGCCTATTCGGCGGAAGTGGTCATGGAGGCCGGTCACGACCGCGAGTTAACGGTTAACTGGGATCAGGCTTTTGCTACGGCGCACCAGGCCTTCCCCGAACTGCAGATTAGCCAGGCGAGCCCTTCGGTGAACGGATCGGCGACCATCACTTTCCGCGGAAGCATCAGGGGAACCCTGTACGAAAGAAGGGCGAATGTATTGGTGCTTTCCAAGAAAACGCTGGAGCCGGTTTATAAATACGATGTCAGGGAACAGCCCGCGGCGCATAAGTTCTTTTATCTCCAGGAAGCCCTCCATTTTGGCGATTTCGGCGGTCTTGCATTGAAATTGCTATATGCCATTCTGGGCCTGGTGAGTGGCTTCCTTTCCATCAGCGGATTTGTAGTTTATCTCTGCAGAACCCGGAAGAAGGTGCCCGAACGGTCTTCATTGAAAATAACCGTCGTGTACTGTCTTGTCATTATTCTGCTCCTGGTCATTGCCGCCCTGGTGAGCCTCTTTATTGGTTACGCGCCCGCCGCCCTGGGGGCCGCTATTTTTATTAACGGTTTGCTGCTGGCGCTGGTACTATCCGCGCTGCTGAACTATCTGTTCAAGAAATTTAGCAAAGGAAAGGCGGCATTATGAAGAAACATCATGTACCCACCGAGCATTATTATATTCCGCTGGGATTGTTTTTGCTCAATTGCTGCCTGGTCCACTTTCTTTTCCTCTTAGTTGCCGGCGCATCGTATGCTGTTTCCTATAAAACAGCCGTGGGAGCAGCGGGTCTGGCGCTTATCTTTACCATTGCCGGGAAAAGCCGGTCAGGAATTTTGCTGGCATCATTGTTTTATATTCTTTTACTGCTTTACCCGCTTTTATTTTCATAATCGATTGTGCGGGTGTTTTATCGATTGTGCGGGTGTTTTATCGCTTGTGCGGGTGTTTTTACTGCTTGTGCGGGTGTTTTTACTGCTTGTGCGGGGTGTTTTTTATTGCTTTTGCGTGGCCGTTATCGCTTATGCGGATACTTTTATCGATTGCTTGGGGCAATTCTTTTTTTTAACTAATTTTCTGTTTTCGTTCAAAAAGCAGATCCCTGACCTTTTGCGGGTCTTCTTTTTCCTTTTTCAGGTCGAAACGGGTTTGAAAAACCCAGTCCCATAAGGTGGAGCTTACTCCGAAACCGAGTTCTTCGTTTTTATAGTGATGCAGGTGATGGTTTCGCCAAAGGGGCTTCATCCATTTGAAGGGAGGCGCCCATGCATGAATAGCATAATGCATGCTGGCATAAAGCAGATAGCCGAAAACGAAGCCCGGAAAAAACACAAAGGCATTTTCCCGCATCGCCAGGTAACACAGGGTAAATAAGACCGAAACGATCAGCAGGCTGGGAACAGGAGGCATAAAGAGCCGCTGCCTGTCGCGCGGGTACTCGTGATGATTGCCATGAAGCACGTAGGCAAACCGCCGCATCCTGGGTTCGTCGCTTATCCAGTGAAAAACATACCGGTGCGCGATGTATTCAAAAAGCGTCCAGCAGAATATCGCCCCGGTGAAGAGCAGAAAGATCTTTAGCAGTGAAAACTGAAGGGTATCATGACTGTACCAGAGCAGGTATGCGATAGCCGGTAAGTACATTCCCCAAATTATCAGCGGGTTCGCTTTTGTAAGCAATTCCAGGTAAGGATTCTTAAAGAGTCGCGCCTGCCCTTTATTGTGAATTTTCATTGCTTTTCCTCCAGTAGCTTTTTGAATTGACTCATTGTCTTAAAAAGGTTTTCATGCACAATCGGGTCGGACACCCACCGGGGTACCTGCCTGCTGCGATCTGTTTTTACCATGTAGGTAACGTTTAACTCCCCGCCTTGTTCTTGCAGGAGCCATTTTCCTTCTGTTCCGCTCATCCGGTTAAAATTATCGCTCGCCGGGAATTGCGGGCTTTCAATCCCTTTGAAGGAAATTTCAGTTGAGCTTCCGTTAAGCGGATTGTCTTTGACTTGGTATGCTAAAAGGCAATCAAGATCTTTCATTGGCCAGGGCAGATCATATTGCACATATACTTGCCAGGCTTTAGCGTCCTTACCTGGAATTACTTTATACAGGCTCGCATTATTGTTCCACCGGAGTCCTTTCGGCCCGTTTTTGAGGAGCAGTTCCAGCCTTTCAGCAGTTACCTGGCTTACCTGGAAATCCGCCTTTAGCTCACGGACGCGGTTGCCGTTGTGCAATATCCACCTTTCGTACAGCGCAATGGAATTTTCATTCTTTACGAGTTTAAAATCGTTCGCTAAGGTTGATTGCAGCAAAACCAGCAGAAGAATTTTCATGGCTTTCTCCTTTTTTCCAATATAACAACCGGGAACCGCAATACCCCTATGGGCTAAGGAAAAAAGCAGGGCTAAGTAAAAGCAGGGTTAAGGAAATGCAGGGCTAAGTAAATGCAGGGCTAAGAAAAAGCAGGGTTAAGGAAAAGCCGGTCGGGAATATCCCTAAGCAAGAAGCGCTGCGGGAAAAATGTATCTTTGCGGACAATGCAGCAATCGCTTCAACTCCGCACCGTAAACGTTACCCGGTATGTGACTCCCCTGAGAGAAGGAGGTTCGTTGCCGGCTATTGCCGAAGCGGATGATGATTTTTTATACGTACTTAAATTCCGGGGGGCAGGGCAAGGGGTAAAGGCCCTGATCGCCGAACTTATCGGCGGCGAGATTGCCCGTATTCTCGGCATGAAGGTACCCGAACTGGTTTTTGCCCGGCTGGATCCTGCGTTCGGACGGACGGAAGGCGACGAAGAGATACAGGACCTGCTGAAAGCCAGTACCGGGCTTAACCTGGCGCTCCATTATCTTTCCGGCGCCATTACTTATGATCCTGCAGCGGCAAAGCCTCCGGGCGCCAGGCTTGCTTCGGGCATTGTTTGGCTGGATGCATTTCTTACCAATGTAGACCGCACCCCGCGCAATACGAATATGCTTACCTGGCATGACGAATTATGGCTGATCGATCACGGCGCTTCTCTTTATTTTCACCACTCCTGGGATGACTGGGAGAAGCAAGCGCTTCGCCCTTTTGAAAAGATCCGGGATCATGTGCTGTTGTCCCAGGCTTCGGAGCTGGAAGCCGTGGATGATGAATTCCGGTCTCTTCTTCGCCCGGAAGTTATCAGGTCCGTTGTGTCGTTAATTCCCGCCGAATGGCTTTCGGCGCAGCCTGAAGAAGCTTCTGCCGAAGAGCGCCGCCAGGTATATGCTGATTTTTTGATCAGCCGGGTTGAAAATGCGGGTATTTTCGTGAAGGAGGCACAAGATGCAAGAAAATCACTTATTTGAATACGCCGTTATCCGGGTAGTGCCGCGCGTAGAGCGGGAAGAATTTCTGAATACCGGAATTATCCTTTATTGCAAAGACAAGAAGTTCCTGGAAGCAACCATAGAACTGAACCGGGAACGTCTGAATGCCATTGGCGGTTATGCGGCTGTTCAGGAACTGGAAGATCATCTCCTGGGTTTTCAAAAGATCTGCAGGGGAGAAGTATCCGCCGGCCCGATAGCCAAGCTGGATGCAGCGTCCCGTTTCCGCTGGCTGACCGCCGCCCGCAGCACGGTAGTGCAAACCTCAAAAGTTCACGCCGGTTTTTCTAAAGACCCCCTGGAAACACTTAAACGCCTGCACAGAGAACTGGTACAGTATTAGTGTGTTAGTGCTTCAACATTACGGTACTGTCAAACTCCTGCCGGGTCATCTTACCCTCCAACACTTTCAGCCACTCTGTGAACAGCTTAATGCGATGGTTCTCGATCTTGTCGTTCCACTTGATCTGGGTAATGTTCCTGGGACCCCTGAACAATAATCTCCGATCTCTTTCAATCAGGAACCTGACCTTCATCGGGGAAGAAATGGATGTCAGGTATTCGTAAAATGCGAGAAACGTTAATGCTGCCATGCTGTAAATCTTTGTGGCAGATGTTGTTACAAGGTACGAAAAATACCCACCCGGACCAATTATACTGAGCAATTGTTACAAAACTGCACAATTAACCAATTCTTCTCCCGGAGAGCGCCTTCATACAAAACGAGCAATCACACCGTACACATTTATATTTCCCGCTCAGGGCGGCTTTTTCGGTATTCCCGCACCGGGCACAGGCATAAAATTGTCCGGCTTCTGTTTCCCTGCCCGCCTGGCGTTCCCAGGGAAGGGTAGGCATTCCCGGACGCACATCTTCATCCGGATAAAAAAAGACGCTCATTTCACCGGAGGTCTCCAAAATAGCGGATTTTACCTGCCCTATATGTTCCACGCTTCTGATCCTTAATTCCATGCAAACCTCTTCCGGGGAGAAATTCTCCCTTTCTATATATTTCATTACAAAATGACCGTTCTCAATAATACATAAAGGCTCGCCCTCCATCCATTTCTCTATTTTCTCGTTCCTCGAGATGAAATATACCGTCACAAAGTAAATCCCGATAATAGCGGCGAACGTGACGATAACCGGTACCAGCGGTACGTCTTCATAAAAGATCACATCGCCGCCCGCGGACCCTAGCGTCAAAATAAATACCAGCTCGAAAAGCGAAAGCTGTTTTACCCCCCTTTTCCCCGTAATGCGGAGGGAGATCATCACCACCAGAAAAATCACCAGAGCCCGGAACACCACTTCCAGCAAAAAGCCCCCCGGGTACTGATCCATTAATATGCGCTGCCAGTCAAAAGGTACGATTTCAGATTGTTCCATGAACGTAATTTTGTGTTTCCCTAATATAATAGATTTTCCCGGCACAATTTTTCCATTATTTTTGAGGAGCCGTTATGGCTCTCATTATATAAATTCAATCATGAAAGATTTAAACCTTCAGCAATTATTCCTGGAACAACTAAAGGACTTTTACGGAGCCGAGATCCAAATCGCCGCTTTCCTCCCTGAAATGGTAATCGCTTCAACGCCCGGAAAACTACGAACCGTCCTAAGCGGACACCTTCAGATGACCCAGAATCAGCTAAGTTTGCTGGAGAAAGTCTTCAAAAATTTAAACGAAAACCCTCGCGGGTCGGCGGGCCCCGCCGTAAAAGGTCTCCTGGAAGAAGGGAAAAAAGTGATAACCGGTGCTTCTGAGCCGAATCATGTTACCGACACCGCCCTTATTATTGCCGCCCGGAAAGTACATCACTACGAAATGGCTTCCTTCGGCAGCCTCGTAGCCCTGGCCGGTGAAATCGGCGACAAAGAAGTAGCCGACCTCCTCGGCAGCGCCGAATCGCATTCTGCCCTCTCAGCCGCAGGCCTTTAAACCAAGCTTTTTAATTTATTCTCACACCGGGTAGGAAACCTCAGCAATATTCCGTACTTTTGCCGCGTTCTTTTCCAGAAATAAGGTCTCAAAAAGGTCTCAAAATCTCGGGGTGTAGCGTAGCCCGGTCATCGCGCCTGCTTTGGGAGCAGGAGGTCGCAAGTTCGAATCTTGCCACCCCGACAAATGAAATAATGCCGGACGCGCCGCAGGCGCGCCCGGCATTATTTCATTTAGTTCCCCCCACCACAAGATCAGCGAAGCAAGAGGAGCCGGCCGCAGGCCGGCGGCTTGCGCAGCTAATCTTGGCCACCCTACCGCCGTTCACAATTTTTTGAATAAGCAAACTCGGACAGACGCGCAAAACGCAAAAATAGGACGCGCCGCAGGCGCGAACGGCTTTATTTTATTTAGTTCCCCCCACCACAAGATCAGCGAGCAAGAGGAGCCGGCCGCAGGCTGGCGGCTTGCGCAGCTAATCTTGGCCACCCCGACTTTTTAGACAACATCTGTTACCAAAAAGCCTTTAAATCGTTTATTTAGAGGCTTTTTCTCTTTTAAGATAAGCTAAAGTATTCAAGGAAAAGCAGGATAAATGGGACCTATTCGGTAACCTATTTCCAGTTTTCGGGACGTGGAAATTACTTGCCAGACAGCTTACAAAAAGTATCTTTGTTTGCTGAGATAAACGTTTTGTGATCTAATGCTGAAGTACGCGATGCCGAATCTTTATATAATAGCAGGTTGTAACGGGGCTGGTAAAACTACCGCAAGCTATACGTTATTGCCACAGATCTTAAATTGCCGGGAATTTGTAAATGCCGACAGTATTGCTGCAGGGCTTTCTCCCTTCGAACCAGATGGAGTCGCTTTTGAAGCTGGCAGGATTATGCTGCGGCGGATTCGGCAGCTAATGAACGAAAGAGAGGATTTTGCTTTCGAAACCACACTTTCAACCCGAAGCTATGTTTCTTTAGTAAGAGAGGCACAGGGAAAAGGCTATATAATTACTTTGGTCTATTTTTGGCTACGATCCTTTGAACAAGCAATGGAGCGCGTTAGGATCAGGGTAAGCAAAGGGGGACACCATATTCCGACGGACGTAATAAAACGTAGATACGACCGAGGGATTGACAATTTGTTTCACTTGTATATTCCTGCCTGCGATTACTGGTTGGTAGTTGATAATTCAGGCAAAGAGCCGGATATGGTGGCTGAAGGAGAAACAAATCTACCGGAAGTCATCTATAATACCGATATTTGGGATATCATCAAAGAACAAGGAAGATGGCCATAAAAAAGGAAAACCAGGAACTAGGCAGGAAAATAATGGCTGGAATAAAAAAGGCGGTGGAGGAATTGATCAAAACCAGCGCAGCCAATAATGAAAGCCTGATAGTTGCCGATGAGGATGGCAAAGTGAAGAAAGTTTCTGCGAGAGAATTGCTTCGCTCAAATACGTAATAGGGATGATTGATGTGCAACGATTTGTTTTTCAATAAAAATCGGCAATCACTTTTAAAATTCCCAGTAAGTGTTCTAACAGATTCCCATCACCCCGACAAATGAAATAAAGCCCCGGCGAAAGCCGGGGTTTTTTGCGTTTGTAGCGGATGTGCGAGCTTGCTCGGATAAACGCGCAAAACGCAAAAAACAGGACGCGCCGCAGGCGGTGCTGGATTATCTTAATAAAATGTGATGTAATCTACGGCTTTCCCCCAGCGAATACGACACACGATTGGTCCGGCTTGCCCCCTCATTCCGGGGACTTTCCAGAATGCATAAATAGGTGCCCGAAAACGATATAATTGGCCCCAAGATCGGTTGTATCCAAGAATATTTCGGATAACACAATTGTTGGACGTATCCCAGCAAAAACCATATAACGCCAGGCTGCTAAGTAGACCCTGAGCAGCCAGCGAGATAAGCCTAAGTTAGTCGAGCGGAAATTTCCTTGCCGCCTGCATAAAGTTTTCCCCAATGGCAAAGACCATCCAAAATCGGAACCAAATCCAGGCCTTTATTGGTCAATAAATATTCAATTCCAACGGGAACGGTTTCGGGGATCTCTTTTTTGACAAGTATGGCATGTGTTTCCAACTCCTTGAGCTGTCTGCTTAAAACTTGTTCGGAAATCTTCGGTAATTTCTTTTTCAGCAAATGAAACCGGTTACATCCCTGCGAAATGGAAAACACGATTTGGCATTTCCAGCGTCCGCTTACCATTGAAATCGCTGAGTTCAACTCACACACCTGAAACAGAAATTGCTCATTGATCGTATTGGTGGAATTTTCTTTCCGCATAATACTCCGGTTTTTTATGGACTAACAATTTTGTTCGTTATTGCGAAGCCCAATTGGCTTGCGGAACTTTATAATAAAGTTACGAAATGGAACTTCTAATAATAGAGAAAAATGCTCCGGTCACAAATGAATGAACAAAAAACACAAAAAATGATAAAAATCAGCATTTACATTGCAGTTTCCGTCAATGGGATGATCTCGAATCGGAGAAATGTTCCCGACTGGCTTTCCCCCGAATATGGCCAGGGTTTTATGGAAATATGTCAGAAAACGAAAGCAGTGATTATGGGCAGGACGACCTATGACATTATTGCCCCGGACTACCTGCCGCTCCAACAGGAGGGGACCACCGTGGTACTGACAACGGACGAACGGGCAAAGTCCGGCAATCCGACGGTAATCTTTACAAAAGACAAACCCGCTGAAATAGCGGAAATGCTTGCAAAAAAAGGCCATACCGAAGCCGTAATCATTGGGGGTACAGTGACCATGAGTGCATTCATCAATGGGGAGTTGGTGGATGATATTTATTTCATAATGGAACCCGTACTTTTCGGAAGCGGTTTACCGCTTTTAAAAAATGTGGAATTCGAATCCAAGCTCAGCCTGTTGGCAGTAACAAAGTTGAACAACAACACGGTTCAATTGCATTACAAAATCCAAAAGGAAGTTTAACAAAGAAGGCGGCTTATAAGAGTAAAACGGGAATATTGCTTACCAGCTCTTCACAAGGAAGAATGCTGCCGGCATTAATGTGGCCGAGACCTACGGTTCAATTTTGTATTAACTTACCCAGGGGCCTGATTTCGGAGTGGTATGCGCTTGTATACAGAAGATTATAGCGTATATTTGAGAATAACGGTCATGGTAGGTAAACACGAGTACGATAGAAAGCTTGAACGAAAAGATAGACATAAGACGATTCTATAGACCTATTCAGCCTGCGGTAAATCAGTCGGCTGATGGTGTTACCTACTCCGAAATTTGGCCAGACAGCAAGCTCCAAAATTTAATCTATTGCTATTGGCAGCTAAAAACCACCAAAAAGCTTTCTGAACAATTTAATTACCGGGTGGTAGCAGACGGATGTATTGACATCATTTTTGAACTGGGCAATCCACAGGAAAATGCTGTAATGGGATTTTGCAAAGAATTTAAGGAATTCCCACTTTACAATTCTTTTCATTATATCGGCGTCCGGTTTTTGCCATCAATGTTTCCGCAATTGTTTAAAATAAATGCAATAGAATTGAGTAACCGGGTGGAGGATTTACAGTTGGTCGTTCCTCACCTTTCGCGGTTTATATCTAATAGCTTCAGCGATAGGCTTAATACGCAAGAAATAAAAAAATTATTTGACAGCTTCTTTCTCAAACAAGCTTCACAATCAAAATTTGACAACGATAACAGGTTTTACGCAGCGATAGAAATTGTACTGTACAATTTTAGTGCGATTGATATTGAAAAAGACTTGAATACAGGAATCAGTCCAAGACAACTTCGCAGGCTTTTTGAATTTTATGTTGGTGGCACCGCCAAAACATTCGGCAATGTGGTTCGCTTTCAAAATATCCTTAAAACAAATCTCTCCTACGAAAGCCTGCAGAAAACTAAGGCCTTTTTAGATGCAGGTTATTACGACCAGTCCCACTTTATTAAGGAGTTTAAAAAATTATATGGAATAACACCGAGCAAGGCCTTTGACAGGTGATTTTGTCCGATTTTTACAATAATAATTGTGCCGTTAGCGGGATCGTTGCTTGAGTCAACAACCTTTCCATAAACTGCTTTTAAGATGAACTTGACAATGAAAACAATCTTTGACAAATCCACAACAGCGGACTTGATAATAAAATCTACCACCAGCGAAGCAGATGGCTTTAATCCTAAGAAGCACATGAAAAAGTGGATGGGCAGAGCTATAATTCTCACAGGTGTAGTCCATTTGATTTATGGCATCACAGTTTACGGCACGGCGTGGTCCGAAATGTTCCATAATGGCCTTTTCAATACTGTTGATGGAAACCCTGCACACGAAGCTGCTTTTTGGTTTATCTTTTTTGGATTTCTCATGGTTATTCAAGGAGGTCTAATTGACGGATTTGAAAACAAAAAGCAGCCGCTACCCTTGTTCCTGGGATGGAGCCTTTTGGCATTATCTGTTGCCGGAGCAGTGATGATGCCCGCTTCCGGCTGGTGGTTCTTGATAGTTGTCGCTGTCGGAACCATTTGCCGGCAAAGTAACGCAGAAAACCATCATATAATATAACGATATGCAGATCAATTTCAGGTCCATCTATCAAACAACGATTAAAGCACGGGTTGACAAAGTTTGGGACGCTTTAATTAATCC is a window from the Anseongella ginsenosidimutans genome containing:
- a CDS encoding DsbA family oxidoreductase; this translates as MTNAKMKVEVWSDIMCPFCYIGKRNYEAALEQFTGKENVEIVWKSFQLDPSIPEASTENASSPVKQNISQYLADRKGISYEEAAEMNAAVTEMAKSAGLDYHLDKAVVANSFKAHRVIQMAKTKGSGDLAEENFFKAYFTEGQDLGNTEVLMEAGLKTGLSEAEVKESLSNDEYAYRVKQDITEAGQLGIQGVPFFVFNRKYAISGAQPPAAFLQTLEKALAEWKKEHPVSPFDVTGGPSCTPDGNCD
- a CDS encoding sterol desaturase family protein; protein product: MKIHNKGQARLFKNPYLELLTKANPLIIWGMYLPAIAYLLWYSHDTLQFSLLKIFLLFTGAIFCWTLFEYIAHRYVFHWISDEPRMRRFAYVLHGNHHEYPRDRQRLFMPPVPSLLIVSVLFTLCYLAMRENAFVFFPGFVFGYLLYASMHYAIHAWAPPFKWMKPLWRNHHLHHYKNEELGFGVSSTLWDWVFQTRFDLKKEKEDPQKVRDLLFERKQKIS
- a CDS encoding TonB-dependent receptor domain-containing protein, with translation MNKYYFLLSAFLFALGGKAYGQDYSIRGTVIAASDQRPLSGVTISLSEERPGGVSEMKLRRVSGSEGEFSFSGLEPGAYLLTFSSLGYEETRVEAKVPQDEPLTVIMVESASQLQAVEIVGRKEQDYKNTSSFSGTKTETPVKYVPQAISYVTKEVIEDQQAFKVGEVLKNISGTNYFSYYNNDVSIRGFRAGNGLINGLRTATTSWSQALLPNVERIEVIKGPASALFANTDPGGTVNTVTKKPLDENRKSVAFATGSYNTYRVTGDFTGPMNESRTLLYRLNLAYQNAESFRVLQGGEDMVIAPSVSFIPNDRTQVNIDFVYSKTKSKLDRGQPIFAASAGTDLYSTPISFAIGKMNDFANELSLFTTASLRHKFTDKLTFNASYMKFLYEEDLLEHRTSNRYATDADGNELPTLMEMQTIRRMRKNYSDNITLYFVADLESGPVSHKLLVGYDYIQNLSPVGGSNYNANGYRNAANTASIGPYDPDRRNEFLIVDNMPVPNVPHFSLEDPDYSISEISGYFNVSSPQAVTKYFVNGIYIQDQIKWGKLQALLSLRQEYYTDILNYEEEDAEEVQQKALIPRIGLVYTPVEPVSIYATYAEGYQPQGAGVIGDPEIYGGPFDPLTSTMLEGGAKAEFFSANLAVNLAVYHIEQNNILINAGDAGNPELLRAIGQEQARGVELDVYGKVLPNLSLTANFSYNETKITESKDESEIGKLLPNAPKNQGGLWAKYTFTLPALKGIGIGAGANYVSERNTMDDNLQLPAYVVYDAALYYTVDKFKLSANLNNIFNKIHWVGGYNFRRLFPGTPRNFLVGVAYTF
- a CDS encoding PepSY-associated TM helix domain-containing protein; its protein translation is MSSGNPNKKGNNRLLWRIHHWAGLYTGILIGVLSLTGAIAVFIPEIDAFIKKVHYNAVSSPSATGRPEFSRSLSGLLQKYPDLKSLSVEIPEQVGEAGEINLFVPTEEGNHTLAFFVDMGNDRVLGSRIHQNSLANYMRQMHVRLYDGYWGRQLVGLGGVALTVLVVTGLLIYGNFMKRQAFPKIRKGRGQRIAWADWHKILGIGALAFNLVIALTGAWLGLQPVLMDWLNMKIPNAYSAEVVMEAGHDRELTVNWDQAFATAHQAFPELQISQASPSVNGSATITFRGSIRGTLYERRANVLVLSKKTLEPVYKYDVREQPAAHKFFYLQEALHFGDFGGLALKLLYAILGLVSGFLSISGFVVYLCRTRKKVPERSSLKITVVYCLVIILLLVIAALVSLFIGYAPAALGAAIFINGLLLALVLSALLNYLFKKFSKGKAAL